The following proteins are encoded in a genomic region of Arthrobacter jiangjiafuii:
- a CDS encoding ABC transporter ATP-binding protein yields the protein MGGLPGGPGGGGGGRGGPARLNPADKKQLARHPVSLKRIAALFAPHKGTIAVVVALISLSSVINLAQPFLVRAVIDDALPSGNIRLLALLAGAMVAVAALTSVVGVVQTWLATGMGQRVMHTLRVNLFTHLQAQSLGFFTRTRGGEVQSRLTHDISGMQSVVTTTATGVASNLTTAVATAVAMAALSPGLSLISLVVLPPAIWLSRRVAQIRRTVTDERQRELAALHTQVEEGLSVSGVRLAKTLGTIPRDADRFRNRSEKLVGLELRSQLAGSWRMATMQIVFAAIPAVIYLAAGFPATSGGMTVGTLVAFTGLQATIFRPVMGLLNIGVQWVTALAFFSRIFEYLDLVPAIQAPEHPVRLDPATVRGDVRFEGVRFAYDGGTGTGGGHDVTGGTEVLRGIDLELRPGTTTAVVGPTGSGKSTLASLLPRLNEASAGKVTIDGVDVRDIAPEDLARIVGVVSQETYLIHASVRENLLLAAPDATDEQLWQALAAAQIADSIGALPEGLDTLVGARGHRFSGGEQQRLAIARTILRNPPVLVLDEATSALDNTTEAQVQQALERLAAGRTTLTIAHRLSTVENAEQVAVLAAGRIVERGTAAELRAGDGPFARLAARMGTAGAGRL from the coding sequence ATGGGCGGTTTGCCCGGCGGTCCGGGCGGAGGCGGCGGCGGACGCGGTGGCCCGGCCCGGCTGAACCCCGCGGACAAAAAGCAGCTGGCCCGCCACCCGGTCAGCCTCAAGCGGATCGCCGCGCTGTTTGCCCCGCACAAGGGGACCATCGCCGTCGTCGTCGCACTGATCAGCCTCTCCTCGGTGATCAACCTGGCCCAGCCGTTCCTGGTCCGCGCCGTCATTGACGACGCACTGCCCTCCGGAAACATCCGTCTGCTTGCACTCCTGGCCGGCGCAATGGTGGCCGTGGCCGCGCTGACCTCGGTGGTGGGCGTGGTGCAGACCTGGCTGGCCACCGGAATGGGCCAGCGCGTCATGCACACCTTGCGCGTTAACCTGTTCACCCATCTGCAGGCCCAGTCGCTGGGCTTTTTCACCCGCACCCGGGGCGGTGAGGTGCAGTCCCGGCTCACGCACGACATCTCCGGCATGCAGTCCGTCGTGACCACCACGGCCACCGGCGTTGCCTCCAACCTGACCACCGCGGTGGCCACCGCCGTGGCCATGGCCGCCCTCTCCCCCGGACTGAGCCTGATTTCCCTGGTGGTGCTGCCCCCGGCAATCTGGCTGTCGCGGCGGGTGGCGCAAATCCGGCGCACCGTCACCGACGAGCGCCAGCGTGAGCTGGCCGCATTACACACGCAGGTCGAGGAAGGGTTGTCCGTCTCGGGCGTCCGGCTGGCCAAGACGCTCGGCACCATCCCGCGCGACGCCGACCGCTTCCGCAACCGCTCCGAAAAGCTGGTGGGGCTGGAGCTGCGCAGCCAGCTCGCCGGCAGCTGGCGGATGGCCACCATGCAGATTGTCTTCGCCGCCATTCCCGCGGTCATCTACCTGGCCGCAGGCTTCCCGGCGACCAGCGGCGGCATGACCGTGGGCACCCTGGTCGCGTTCACCGGCCTGCAGGCCACCATTTTCCGCCCGGTCATGGGCCTGCTGAACATCGGCGTGCAGTGGGTCACCGCGCTGGCCTTCTTCAGCCGGATCTTTGAATACCTGGACCTGGTGCCGGCCATCCAGGCGCCGGAACATCCCGTCCGGTTGGACCCGGCCACAGTGCGCGGCGACGTGCGGTTCGAGGGTGTGCGGTTTGCGTACGACGGCGGTACCGGCACCGGCGGCGGGCACGACGTCACCGGCGGCACTGAGGTGCTGCGCGGCATCGACCTGGAGCTGCGCCCGGGCACAACCACCGCCGTCGTCGGGCCCACCGGCTCCGGCAAGAGCACACTGGCGTCCCTGCTGCCGCGGCTGAACGAGGCCAGCGCCGGCAAGGTCACCATCGACGGCGTGGACGTGCGGGACATTGCCCCGGAGGACCTGGCCCGGATTGTCGGCGTGGTTTCCCAGGAGACCTACCTGATCCACGCCTCGGTGCGGGAAAACCTGCTGCTCGCAGCTCCGGATGCCACCGATGAGCAGCTCTGGCAGGCGCTGGCCGCCGCGCAGATTGCGGACTCCATCGGGGCCCTGCCGGAGGGGTTGGACACCTTGGTCGGCGCCCGTGGGCACCGCTTCTCCGGCGGTGAGCAGCAGCGCCTGGCCATCGCCCGGACCATTCTGCGCAACCCGCCGGTGCTGGTCCTGGATGAGGCCACCAGCGCCCTGGACAACACCACCGAGGCGCAGGTGCAGCAGGCACTGGAGCGGCTGGCCGCAGGACGGACCACGCTGACCATTGCCCACCGGCTCTCCACCGTGGAGAACGCCGAGCAGGTCGCCGTTCTGGCGGCGGGCCGGATTGTGGAACGTGGCACCGCGGCAGAACTGCGGGCCGGCGACGGACCGTTTGCGCGGCTCGCCGCGCGGATGGGAACCGCGGGAGCCGGCCGGCTCTGA
- a CDS encoding MarR family winged helix-turn-helix transcriptional regulator: MPQISEDHAARHPALDADSSGLGDLMHAAFRGLRRRWMHQLAPFDLTPHQFRALNAVARVDAAGSVQTAGDDGCAESAVAGVRLKDLAERLRIAPRSATEVVDQLQDKGLLARTPDPSDRRATLLLLTADGAKLRDKVLADRRREADEYFSGLSPQDRTDLQRILGQLTG, translated from the coding sequence ATGCCTCAGATCAGCGAAGACCATGCCGCCCGTCACCCTGCCCTGGATGCGGACTCCTCCGGCCTGGGCGACCTGATGCATGCAGCCTTCCGCGGTCTGCGCAGGCGCTGGATGCACCAACTGGCGCCGTTCGACCTGACGCCGCACCAGTTTCGGGCGCTGAACGCCGTCGCCCGGGTCGACGCGGCCGGCAGCGTGCAGACAGCCGGCGACGACGGCTGCGCTGAATCCGCCGTGGCGGGAGTCCGGTTGAAGGACCTGGCCGAGCGGCTGCGCATTGCCCCGCGCTCAGCCACCGAGGTGGTGGACCAGCTTCAGGACAAGGGCCTGCTGGCCCGCACTCCTGATCCCTCCGACCGCCGCGCCACCCTGCTGTTGCTGACCGCAGACGGAGCGAAGCTGCGGGACAAAGTGCTGGCCGACCGCAGGCGCGAGGCGGACGAGTACTTTTCCGGGCTCAGCCCCCAGGACCGCACGGACCTGCAGCGGATCCTCGGCCAGCTGACCGGCTAG
- a CDS encoding MarR family winged helix-turn-helix transcriptional regulator, which translates to MAVELPDLTPADRGPAEAEDGRAEAISEVEESLRLLTEAVRASMRDAAKGIDPALSLFGLKVLQLLKRVGPTQSGAVAELLMVDKSVVSRVSRQLEELGLIEVKPDPSDGRARVLALTPDAAERVRAVQTGIMLDHDVLHAWTARELRQFAGYLSRLGPRTGSRTGSRSGPPADKPE; encoded by the coding sequence GTGGCTGTGGAACTTCCGGATTTGACCCCTGCGGACCGTGGCCCGGCCGAAGCTGAAGACGGCAGGGCCGAGGCGATCAGCGAGGTTGAGGAATCGCTGAGGCTGCTCACCGAAGCAGTCCGGGCGAGCATGCGCGATGCGGCCAAGGGCATCGACCCGGCACTGTCGCTGTTCGGGCTGAAGGTCCTGCAGTTGCTCAAACGGGTGGGCCCCACCCAGTCCGGTGCCGTGGCCGAGCTCCTCATGGTGGACAAGAGTGTTGTCAGCCGGGTGTCCCGGCAGTTGGAGGAGCTGGGGCTCATCGAGGTGAAGCCCGATCCGTCGGACGGCCGGGCCAGGGTGCTGGCTCTGACTCCGGATGCGGCCGAGCGGGTGCGGGCGGTCCAGACCGGAATCATGCTCGACCATGACGTCCTGCATGCCTGGACGGCCCGGGAACTCCGGCAGTTCGCCGGGTATCTCTCCCGGCTCGGTCCGCGTACCGGATCGCGTACCGGATCGCGTAGCGGTCCGCCTGCGGACAAACCTGAATAG
- a CDS encoding acyl-CoA dehydrogenase family protein has protein sequence MTAETLTTPVSWSSLSARFRPLFEEISAGAVQRETERTNLHREVRLLADAGFTALRVPVELGGGGVSAPQFFRLLIELAAAESNLAQALRSHITFVEERLYANDAGWLRRVAEGAVLGNAWTETGPVPVGGVSTTITRDGGDYLVNGTKYYTTGSLYADWIMTGARTSDGADVIALVRRDAPGVEVIDDWDGFGQRLTASGTTVFRNARVPAADVLADTEHPPYDTGVYQLIHVATLAGIARAAVRDVAAEVRGRTRTFSHGNGTRPSGDVQVQQVVGEVSALAFASEAAALRVAELLEDACQAHRELSQAEADDAALAVEFASAQAQIVVTEQVQRAASILFNALGASATGRGLQLDRHWRNARTISSHNPVIYKSRIVGDWEINGTVPAFVWRVGDAPAAGSNPTTGGNISPAQ, from the coding sequence ATGACAGCTGAAACCCTGACCACGCCCGTCTCCTGGAGTAGCCTCAGCGCGCGGTTCCGTCCCTTGTTCGAGGAGATCTCTGCCGGAGCGGTGCAGCGCGAAACCGAGCGCACCAACCTGCACCGCGAGGTCCGCCTGCTCGCAGACGCCGGCTTCACCGCGTTGCGCGTCCCGGTGGAACTGGGCGGCGGCGGCGTATCGGCGCCGCAGTTCTTCCGCCTGCTCATTGAACTCGCCGCCGCGGAATCAAATCTCGCCCAGGCGCTGCGCAGCCACATCACCTTTGTGGAGGAGCGGCTGTACGCGAACGACGCCGGATGGCTGCGGCGTGTTGCCGAGGGAGCGGTGCTGGGCAACGCCTGGACCGAAACCGGCCCGGTGCCCGTGGGCGGCGTGAGCACCACGATCACCCGCGACGGCGGGGACTACCTCGTCAACGGCACGAAGTACTACACAACCGGAAGTCTCTACGCTGACTGGATCATGACCGGGGCACGGACCAGCGACGGCGCAGACGTCATCGCGCTGGTCCGCCGGGATGCGCCCGGCGTCGAGGTCATTGACGACTGGGACGGCTTTGGCCAGCGCCTGACGGCCAGCGGCACCACCGTGTTCCGCAACGCCAGGGTCCCCGCCGCAGACGTCCTTGCCGACACCGAACACCCGCCGTATGACACCGGCGTCTACCAGCTCATCCATGTGGCTACCCTGGCCGGCATCGCCCGGGCGGCCGTCCGGGACGTGGCTGCCGAAGTGCGCGGACGCACGCGGACTTTCAGCCACGGCAACGGCACCAGGCCCAGCGGGGACGTCCAGGTGCAGCAGGTGGTCGGGGAAGTCTCCGCCCTGGCGTTCGCCTCCGAGGCGGCTGCACTGCGCGTGGCGGAACTGTTGGAGGACGCCTGCCAGGCGCACCGGGAGCTTTCCCAAGCGGAGGCCGACGACGCCGCGCTGGCCGTGGAGTTCGCCTCCGCCCAGGCGCAGATCGTGGTCACCGAACAGGTGCAGCGGGCCGCGTCCATCCTCTTCAACGCGCTCGGCGCCTCGGCTACCGGCCGGGGCCTCCAACTCGACCGGCACTGGCGCAATGCCCGCACCATCTCCTCCCACAATCCGGTGATCTACAAGTCCCGGATCGTCGGCGACTGGGAAATCAACGGGACGGTCCCCGCGTTCGTGTGGCGGGTCGGTGATGCCCCTGCGGCGGGCAGCAACCCCACGACAGGCGGCAACATCTCCCCTGCGCAGTAG